In Geotalea uraniireducens, the genomic window CGGCCTGCGCGGTGGTGCTGATCCTCCGGCGGCAGATCCGGGCGCGGACCGCGGAACTGGAGGCGAGCAAGCGCTTCAACGAGAAGATCGTCGAAACGGTGCCGGCGCTGATCTACCTCTACGATTTCGACCGGGGGCACTGCACCTACGTCAACGAACTGTCGCGAGAACTGCTGGGTTACGGGCCGGAGGAAGTGATCGCTATGGAGCCGGAGCGGTTCGTCGAACTGCTCCATCCCGACGATCTGCCGTCGCTCGATGCTTACCGGCAGCAGATGCGCACTGCCAGTTCCGCCGCCCCGCTGGAGGTCGAATATCGAGTGAAGAAGGGGGATGGGGGGTGGCGCTGGCTGCGGAGCAGGGAAACGGTATTTCGCCGCTCCGCCGACGGCCGGCCCGGGCAGTCGCTCGGCGTTGCCATGGATATTACCGAGCGGCGGCGGAGCGAGGAGGAGATCCGGCAGCTTAACGAGGGGCTGGAGCAGCGCATCCGCGAACGGACCGAAGAGCTGGAGCGGATGAACCTGAAACTGATGGTGGCGAACGAGGGGCTGGCCGCCGAGGTGCGCCAGCGGGAACTGGCCCAGGATGAGATCAGCTGGCTGAACGAGAACCTGCTGCGCCAGCGGAGCGCCCTGGAAGAGGCGAATCGCGAGCTGGAATCGTTCAGCTATTCGGTCTCCCACGATCTGCAGGCGCCGCTGCGGCACATCGCCGGCTATTCGAGCGTGCTGCTGGAGGAGTGCCACGATCAGTTGAGCGACGAGGGGCAGGATTATCTGCAGCGGATCAAGCGGGCCAGCCTGAAGATGGAGGAACTGATCGACGCACTGCTTGATCTGGCGCGGATCAGCCGCAAGAAGATGAACATGGTGCGCATCGATCTGAGCGCCATGGTTCGGGAAATCGTCGATTCACTCCGCGAGCGGGAACCGACCCGCACGGTCACCAGCATTATCGCCGACGGCGTCGTGGTCCATGGCGACGAACCGCTGCTCCGGGCGGTCATGGAGAATCTGGTCGGCAATGCCTGGAAATTCACCGGGAACAAGGCTGCAGCCGTGATCGAGTTCGGCGTTGCCGAACGGGACGGCCAGCAAGTCTACTTCGTTCGCGACAACGGGGCGGGGTTCGATATGACCTACGTCGACCGGCTGTTCGGTCCCTTCCAGCGGCTGCATGCCGCCGGCGAGTTCGAGGGGACCGGGATCGGCCTGGCGACGGTTCAGCGGATCATCAAGCGGCATGGCGGGGCCATCCGGGCCGAAGGCAAGGTGGGAGAGGGGGCGACGTTCTCCTTTACTCTCGGCGGGCAGCCGGTCGACGGCTAAGACCGGGGGCCGGGATGGTCCGGCTATCTCCCGTATTCTGTGAATAATGTAATATTTGTCGTGCTTGCTGCATCTGGGAGATGACAAGCGGGTAAATAACTGGTAAATTCCGCTTAACGTCAGCTCTGGAGGATGCGGTGATGCTCGAGGTGAAAAGCGGACAGAAGAAACATTCGGTGATGATCGTCGACGATGATGCCGATTTCCTCGACAAGGTACGGCTGCTGCTCGTATCCAACGATATCCGCGACGTATTGCCGGTCGGCGACAGTACCACCGTCCTCGACGAACTGCAACGGGGGGTCTTTTCCGCCATCCTGCTCGACTGGGTGATGCCGATCAAGTCCGGCGCCGACCTGTTGCCGCTCATCGTCCAGCGCTATCCCCACATCCCGGTGATCATCATGACGGCGGTCAACGACATCGACACCGTCGTCGACTGCATCAAGGAAGGGGCGTTCGACTACATCACCAAGCCGCTCGACTCGGGGCGGCTCCTCTCCAGCCTGCACAAGGCCTTCCAGCTGAGCGAACTCACCTCGCAGAACCGCCAGCTGAAGGAGTACCTGCTCAGCGATACCCTGGCCGCTCCCCACATCTTCACCGACATCCTCACCTGCAACAGCCGGATGCGGGCGATCTTCAAAATCATCGAGACCGTCGGCCCGACCCACCATCCGGTGCTGATCACCGGCGAAACCGGGGTGGGGAAGGAACTGATCGCCCGGGCGATCCACAAGGCAAGCGGCCTGACCGGGGAGTTTATCCCCCTCAACGTGGCCGGGCTCGACGACCTGATGTTCACCGATACCCTCTTTGGCCACAAGCGGGGGGCGTTCACCGGCGCCAACGAGCCCCGCGAGGGGTTGATCGCCAAGGCCCAGGGGGGGACCCTGTTCCTCGACGAGATCGGCGACCTGAGTCTCGAATCCCAGGTCAAGCTCCTCCGCCTGCTCCAGGAACACGAATACTACCGGCTCGGTTCCGACGTCCTGGCGAAGAGCGATGCCCGGGTCGTCGCCGCCTCCAACCGCGACTTCGCCGAACTGATCAACGACGGCAAGTTCCGGCTCGATCTTTACCAGCGGCTCTGCTTCCACGAGCTGCACATCCCGTCGCTGCGCGAGCGGAGCGAGGATATCCCCCTGCTGGTCAAGCACTACTCGAAGGAGATTGCCCGGACCCTCAACAAGGTGCCGCCGAAAATCTCGCTGGAGCTGGACCTTGCCCTCCGGGAATATGAATTCCCCGGCAATATCCGCGAGCTGATCAGCAAGGTCAACAAGGCGGTCACCTTCAACCAGAGCGGTACCCTGACGCTGGGCGACTTCCCGGGAATCCTGCCGGCATCGTCACCCCCCCGCCATGCGGTGCGGGTAAACTACGACAAGGTCTTTACCCTCCAGGCGGTCTTCGAACACTTCCCCTCGCTGGAGGATGTGGAGCGGCTGATTATCGAGGAGGCGGTGAAGGCGGTCGGCGGCAACAAGACCGCGGCCGCGGAGCTGCTCGGGATTACCCGGCCGACCCTCAACAAGCGGCTCGGCGCCGGCTGAGCACCGGTACGGCCCTGTCGTTGCCTATCCTCCCCGCCAGGTGTAAAAAATTTTTCCATCCGCTGCAAAGCCCCATGTCGCGCCACTTTACAGCCGTTTCTCCGGGCGGCGTAAAAAAAATTTACGATCCGGCAAGGTGTTGATTCTATTTGATAAACCTTGTAATGCCCGGTCCGCTGTAAAAATATTTTACGATTTTTCCCCCCTGTCGCCCCGTTCTCGCCCCCTTTCTCCGCGCCGGACCCCCCTTTTATATGCCGTTACCCGATAAATAGCTTAATGATATTTGAAAGTTATGCATTTGTTGTGCGGTTGGGCACACTCCGTGAAACAAGACCGGTACAGTCGTGAACACTTCGGCCGGCGCCGGAGCTAAAATCTCTTCCCGTTGGGCTCCTTGGGAGCGGCGTGGAGAACGGAGCGAAAATGTCCTACGATCTTAAAGGCAACATCGCATGCATCGATGATGACGAAGAGTTACTCTTTATCATGGGGATTTATCTGAAGCGGTACGGCGCCACGGTCTATACCTTCACCAATCCGGCGGAGGCCATCGAGCGGTGCAAGACCTGCCAGATGGACCTGGTGGTTACCGACTACATGATGCCGACCATGTCGGGGATCGATGTCCTGGAGAGGGTCAAGATGCTCGATCCGAACATCCCGGTCATCATCTATACCGGCGAGCCCGATCAGCGGCTGATGGAATCGTCTGCCCGGCTCGGCGCCTTCGACGTCAATATCAAATCTTACGATCTGTATCCCTTCGTTCAGGCGGTACAGCGGGGTTTGTCGCAGCGGAAAATGCTGGCGACCGGATAAACTGTCCGTTCTCCCGCTCCGGCGCGGGTCGGCGGAGTGCGGCAGGGCGGGATGCGGGTAGCAGCCATGGAAAAATCGAAAGTCATCAACTACGCCGAATGGAAGGTCATTCGTGAACGGCAACCGGGGAATGCCAGTCACCCCTTTCCAGCGCATCGTTCCAGTCGCAGCGAGCATCATCCCGTCGAGCAGAAAACCAGCCCTGGTGCCGGCATAAGCGATGCCGCGGCTTACGGGCTTTCAGCTGTCCTGCTCCATCGGGGAAATACCTCA contains:
- a CDS encoding response regulator; this encodes MSYDLKGNIACIDDDEELLFIMGIYLKRYGATVYTFTNPAEAIERCKTCQMDLVVTDYMMPTMSGIDVLERVKMLDPNIPVIIYTGEPDQRLMESSARLGAFDVNIKSYDLYPFVQAVQRGLSQRKMLATG
- a CDS encoding ATP-binding protein is translated as MLLFDTVAVGPRNIRIIMAQTTLHNSPTGMTREGAAACGFLPLPAPLRVSSCPLKTFVLLLGLITILSLLPVTARGAHLVLRVGGEQNLPISSVDEDGKAYGIIPELLNYIAAKEGWTIQYVPCTWHDCLAGLDKGDLDLLMAIAYSPDRAERYDFNRVAALSNWGQIYAAPGVRIESLLDLQGKRIAVVNSDTHQKAFREMFRKFGKNAVYVEVDKFADVFSAIAQGRADAGIVNRFFGLAYAGRYPVKMTPVVFNPIEIRFAAHPGESDEILKTIDRYLVQFKEDKDSPYYAALDKWLVGLKPRTEVPGWVKWGGSVLVSVALAACAVVLILRRQIRARTAELEASKRFNEKIVETVPALIYLYDFDRGHCTYVNELSRELLGYGPEEVIAMEPERFVELLHPDDLPSLDAYRQQMRTASSAAPLEVEYRVKKGDGGWRWLRSRETVFRRSADGRPGQSLGVAMDITERRRSEEEIRQLNEGLEQRIRERTEELERMNLKLMVANEGLAAEVRQRELAQDEISWLNENLLRQRSALEEANRELESFSYSVSHDLQAPLRHIAGYSSVLLEECHDQLSDEGQDYLQRIKRASLKMEELIDALLDLARISRKKMNMVRIDLSAMVREIVDSLREREPTRTVTSIIADGVVVHGDEPLLRAVMENLVGNAWKFTGNKAAAVIEFGVAERDGQQVYFVRDNGAGFDMTYVDRLFGPFQRLHAAGEFEGTGIGLATVQRIIKRHGGAIRAEGKVGEGATFSFTLGGQPVDG
- a CDS encoding sigma-54-dependent transcriptional regulator translates to MLEVKSGQKKHSVMIVDDDADFLDKVRLLLVSNDIRDVLPVGDSTTVLDELQRGVFSAILLDWVMPIKSGADLLPLIVQRYPHIPVIIMTAVNDIDTVVDCIKEGAFDYITKPLDSGRLLSSLHKAFQLSELTSQNRQLKEYLLSDTLAAPHIFTDILTCNSRMRAIFKIIETVGPTHHPVLITGETGVGKELIARAIHKASGLTGEFIPLNVAGLDDLMFTDTLFGHKRGAFTGANEPREGLIAKAQGGTLFLDEIGDLSLESQVKLLRLLQEHEYYRLGSDVLAKSDARVVAASNRDFAELINDGKFRLDLYQRLCFHELHIPSLRERSEDIPLLVKHYSKEIARTLNKVPPKISLELDLALREYEFPGNIRELISKVNKAVTFNQSGTLTLGDFPGILPASSPPRHAVRVNYDKVFTLQAVFEHFPSLEDVERLIIEEAVKAVGGNKTAAAELLGITRPTLNKRLGAG